The segment TCCTCAGTTGACAACAATCAATCCTAATCGGTGATGATCATGCCGGAAAATTATATGCTGGCGAAGTCTCACTTCATGGCTGTGATCGAGGACTTCCAACCGGCAATGCGCTGCATTTACTTGAATCGCTTCATATAATTCCGTTTCGTTCGAAACAGACAACCCATTCACTTTGCGGATCACTTCGCCGCGTAAAAGGCCCATTTTATGCGCGGGCGAATCAGGCAGTACATCGACAATCATCAATCCTTGAGAATGTGGTGTTACAGCATGGTTTCCTTGCCGCTCTTTCATCTCAAAATACAGGGTAATGACCAGCCGGCCTATAACTCCTAAAATAAGGGCTATAATGGCCAATGGCTCCCATAGCAATGATGCTAATGCCAGAACCGCTATTCCAACACCCAGTTTCCATGTCATTTTGCCGATTGCGGGATACAGATAAACCGGCAATGTTTTTCGTGCACGGTTTTGAAATCCAAAAACAAAAGGAAATAGTATAAATGAGAAAGAGCTTTGCCCAATTGGAATCTGCGGCCAATAAGGTGCCACTTCCTCGATAAGAGAACCTGGCACTGCAAGCAAAACCGGAATAAGCCATAATCGCTTAGAATCGTAGGCTGCGGCCTTTAGTCCCCTTGGTGACTTCTGCAGTCTTGGTGAAGCTGAAGGAGCTCCATTTTTACTGATCATCAGGCCTTCTGCAATTACGAACCCGCCTGCCAGAAGTGCTACCGGCAACAACCATTCCCAGGCAATATAATAGCCATCATAATTGATGAACCCTAAG is part of the Planococcus shenhongbingii genome and harbors:
- a CDS encoding PDZ domain-containing protein, which codes for MKRERKMFRTRIVWGWTEFSGFLKDGWKYALIFSVIFAGVGLVIPLEWLVALSIVSIIMVISGFYQAGSFIYLTAAAVALGWLFDFNEWSANLGFINYDGYYIAWEWLLPVALLAGGFVIAEGLMISKNGAPSASPRLQKSPRGLKAAAYDSKRLWLIPVLLAVPGSLIEEVAPYWPQIPIGQSSFSFILFPFVFGFQNRARKTLPVYLYPAIGKMTWKLGVGIAVLALASLLWEPLAIIALILGVIGRLVITLYFEMKERQGNHAVTPHSQGLMIVDVLPDSPAHKMGLLRGEVIRKVNGLSVSNETELYEAIQVNAAHCRLEVLDHSHEVRLRQHIIFRHDHHRLGLIVVN